The DNA sequence cagctttatttttattatcactttctccattttcctaTTGTTGAAAGTTAGGATTAGTATCCCTGTAGTTGAGACCTTCAGATCAGATACACACCGGGAGCTCCAGGGTGCCTCTCTATTGTACATGACTACTGCTCCAGGTTTTATCTGGAAGGAATTTTTTAGTTCTGTAAGCACCAAAAGTAGGAACACACTGTCCACATCTAGCAATCACAACTAAAAATTTCTGAAATGGGCAAGTATGACAGCAGTGTTCTTACGGCACTTCTCCCAGCTTCACCAACCGTTAACTTTTCTGCTTAACTTCCTTATGTCCAGCACTCTGGGCAAGGGGACGAACTGAACACTCATTTACTTTGGGGTATCTTATGACACTGTCTCAGTGAAGATATCTGTGAAGAATTTGGATTGTTATGCAGCAGCCAGGAATGTTAAACTGGAAACCAGAAGTTAGGCTGAGAGAATCTCTTAGAATCATTAACGTTGGAAAAGACGTCTAAGATGATCAAGTCCAACTATCAGAGAGAAACACAAACTTTTACTGAATAAGCCTTCTTGCTGTACATGCCATGGCCAGAGTGACCTGATGGGGCCCATGGGAAGATGTGGCCAAGACCCTGGTGATAGGTGTGAAACACCAGTGCCAAGCACACGAGATGTGGGGAACGGAGTGGGAAGTGGCACTGGGAAAGACCCAGAAacttgtgctgggggctggggCAAGTGCTGCAGCGGAGGACTGCTCACTGTGATGACCCAGCAATGGACTGTGGCGTCAATGTGGTGTTGGCAGTTATGTCCACAAGTGTAGGTCAAGTGGAAGTGACGCCCAGCAGCTTGGCCAAGTGATGACCTGAGACATCTCCAGGCAACTGATTGTGACCTCACAGCCCCCACTGCCTTACTGTGggtgcagcagccctgcccagcagTTCGTGCCTGGACTCCGACCGAGCGTGAGTGCGAGGACTGGAGTGTGAGAAGCGCGAGCTTTGGTGCTGAAacgtgctctgggtgctgctagcGCAGCTCTCAGTTGCTGTCTCAGAGCCATTTGTTCTTTATCCCGAccctgctgggagcagacaGACGGGACATCCCAGAGAGGCGCGTGCAGCGGCATAGGTAGGCGGCACAGGGACTGATGGCTGGGGGGGCCATCTTGAGGGACCCTTCCCAGGCTGGTGTGTGACTCATGTTGCTTATCCTCTTCCAGAGTGACACCTGCTGCTGTAGCGTTACTGCTGGGGAGTGCGTTGCCATCTCCCACTCCCTCTAGCCTGCTGCAACTGTTGGAACCATGGAGGCAGAATTAGACACCCGCTGCCCCATATGCCTGGAGAACTGGGACAGCGTGGCGTACACCATGCCGTGCTGCCACCAGTTCTGCTTTCCCTGCATCGAGCAGTGGACTAGGATCAGGCTACAGTGCCCACTTTGCAAACGAGGTGTGCAGTCCATCATCCACACCGTGCAAGCAGACGATGACTTTAAGGAGCTGGTGTTTAGACCAGATGCAGGGGCATCCACTGCCACATGGGACCCCACAGTCAACCAGGAAGTCTGGCCAAGGCCTGAAGTGCCCAGGCGTCTTCTGGGCGGCCTCTCCCCTGACACCTGGGCTACCGTCTTCAGGGACCACCcggccctgctgcagcccctgtgGTCCTGGCTGCGACGAAAACTGCACCGCATCCTGGGCAACGACGAGATACATGCAAATATATTGGCACAGAGTGTCATCTGGGCCCTGCTCCACATCGGCTTGGAGGAGGAGGTCCTAGTAGAAACTCTGGATTCCGACCTGGAGGGCCGCACGGTGACCTTCGTACAGCAGTTCATCGCTTTCACCGTGCGGAGGTGTGGCAGAGAGGCCCACCGCCGGCTGGGCCTCAAcgtccctcctgctgctggggcagaggAGGCCAACTCTGCAtcacagcccagagctgccccaggaGAGGAAGCTGCTGTCCCCGGCCCAGCACCCTCCAGCAACCCTGCAAGCCCCATCAGGGGCGAAATGCCGGGCGGGACAGCAGAAGAGCTCAGTCGGAGTCCCAGCCGCTCACATTCCAACCGTGTGActggcagtgcagagcaggcCGTGGCTCACGAGGTGCCAGAAGAGCCGGTGGCAGGGCCTTCTGGCACCAGCCCACCTGAGGGGAACCGGCGAGCCCCAAAGAGGAAGGCCAACTCCCAGGCCTCAGAATCTCCAAAGAAGAGGCCACCCAGACGGCAGGAATAGAacagtggcagagctgctgagacTGGGGACGGCATCTCTTTGtgttcagaaatgctgaaaacatGCAGATCTTCTTATTGCTGACTCAgcctttgttatttttatattattattacaaataataattaaaaaaaacaaataaaaaatggtttggaaaggatctttatggtatctagttccaaccccctgctgtaggcagggacacctccctccagaccaggttgctcacagccccatccagccagAAGattcagaggtccatcagctatacatgtgcatgcacactcagaaataaaacacgtgCGGAGGACATAACTGAGTGAACTCTTAAACTAACGAATGCAAGACAGTTTCCAAAATGATTACAGTACTCTGAATTGTCCATGAAGAAGCTACTCACATCTGTGTGCCGGCAGGAAGCTGCACTCCCACCGCATGGGCCTTTGTAGGCAAGAGCTCCATTTGTGCAGGAGGAGAGACAAAGCATGGCGATTCCTTCtagttctgctttgctttttagcATTATTCCATTTCTAAGCAGGCAAATTTGAAACATTCTTTACATCATAATCGATTTTAAAATCCGAACAGACTTGATTTTCCAGTTAGCTGTAATTACTGCAAAAGGTTTTCTGCCTCAGAAAACCACCCTGTGGTGGAGGTCTGTAGCTCTTCACAGGCACAATAAGAAGCTCTCAAGCTCCAAAATCAGTGAAACAGATGCAAACATCAGTATTATAAAATGTCTTATTAGAATGGAGAAGAACTGTTTCTGTCCTTTAAAACTCAAGGACAGCCACCCACTCTCCTTCCATTGTGCATTGCAGTTATGTTGTTCTAGTCTGCAGGGGACTTCTGTCAGATGCTTGCAGTATCTGTGTATTCAAGAGGCTGAGTAAGGCGCCTAGGTTAACGGCAGCTGAGTTCCCTGCTCATTTGCTTCTCCATATAGTTCTCAAAAtccctatttcttttttcttgatcCATCACATGTAAGaccaaaaccaaataaaagcaTCCAGTCTAATTCTGTAAGGTCCCCGAAGTACTGGGAACCAACACCACTGGGATGAAATCTGTCCAGAAAGCAATTCATTACATATTGATGGAAGGGAAACCCGCGTGCTCCTCATTTCCTTTGGCCGGATACTGGCACCTCAAACCAGCAGCGACAAGGACATAACAGGTGGAGATTCTCCTATGTTTTGCCTCTCAGAGCTTTTCCAAATATTCCATGTTGATTCTCCGTTGTGCACAAGCAGTTATACAGTTGACTTGCCTAATGTCTATATTAATTTTGGTACATTTTTAATTAGCAGATAGCTAATTAACATAGTATAAGGTTATCTTGTTAAATGTTAATTGGATATGTAAGCATTCTTTACAAGTTAATATTCGGaggaaaaatatgtaatatGCATTTGTTGCCTGTGTCATTCTGAATTAATTACATGACAGCCAGATTTATCCCTTCCCAACTTGAGAACCCTCAATAAGTACTCTTTTAAGAATCAATTGATACTTAATTAATATGTACTGGCTGTcctatttaatttaaatgagtTCTTTCAACAAGttacagtgctgcagagaggcGCAGTGCTCCCACAGTGACACGGAGCACTTTCTGCTGAAGGCACACGAGGGTGCTGTGAGAAAAGGCTGGTTGTTGCCAGCCCACATTTCATGGCTGGGCTCACAgcctcctcctttcttcttctcaaaaacaaaaactaccCACACAGTAATCTTTATGAAAGTTGCATGTACTGCACTGTATCTCATTCCGCGGGGCTTCGCATTGCTCAGGGCTCTGTGATAGCTCCCTACCTGGATGGTGTTTATTACATTAGATGATGAGGTCGGTAACCTTCTCCCCCGATCAGGTAGGAAGAGAGGTCCGCATTCCTTCACTCCCCTTTTATGTTATCTTCACTATGTCTACTGATGAGATACGTGCAGATTTAGCTCATTGTTTCGGCGCATTGATATTCCTACCTACAGGAGAACAGCATGATTGAGTCCCCGAGGGGCTGAATTCTGGGATGAATGCATGGCAATGATGTTCACATGTAATTTATTATGTGTATGAAATCCTTGACATCAGCAAAATGGTTGCAGAGTTTGCCTTCCCTTTCATCATGCAATAGGGCTGTTAATGAGTAAGAAATGTCTCTGTATGCCGCAGTTTAAAGCATTCTATGACCAGACACTGGCAATGGGGATCTGAACAGCCTCTCTGCCTGCACAGCCACTGATCCGCTCCTCAGCCTGTTTGCTGCACATTACTGTGGGTTTAATTTCTGGAGGATTGTATCTGCAGCAATCCCTGAGTGCTTTGTAAATAACAATTAAGCGATATAAGTACTGCAGGCAGGTTTCCTAAAAGACGGAGGTGAAGTTTCTCGCCCAAAGCCACAGCGTGATATAACAGCAGCTCCTGAGAGCTCTGCCTCACAGCTTCTCCCTCTGCACACAGCCGACACTTGCCTTCCCAGGTAGCTGCACTAACTGACCTCTTTCTGGACACGTGATCTGTCatgacaggaaaaataaaaatctttgcaTTTGGATTGGACCCCATAAGTGAGGGCCTGGTCTGACTTGGTGAGGTCAGTGCAAAAGATCCCTTTACCTTTGTGTGGTATCAGAATGACAAATGATGAAGATTAAGGGCTGGATTTCCCTAAGTGCGCAGACCATGGGCCTGCTGGATCTCCAGGGGGAGCTGGGAGAGCCCGGTCCTTCTAACCCACATCTGAAGGCTAGCCCAAGGTCACACAGGCACTTGCAGTGCTATGGCAGTAGTAAATTTATCCAATTGTCTTGTCTCCCAGCTTGCTGGCGTTACTAAATTTCCTCTAAGGAGGTTTGCCCCATTTGTTGTAGCTGAGAAAGCTGTTCTTCCagcttgaagcagctgagaAAATCTGAATACATTGTATTGTAATCActaaataccagctttctcctgGATATAAGCAGAACACCTATTTTTAGTTAAAAAGCTGCCATTAGATTACACAATATCTTTTATGGGTAAAGTAATGCAGCAAGCTGGCACAAACCAAATGGTACTTGACTGTTTGTAAATTGAACATCAATGCAAACAGCAGGTGGTCACTCATCTCCAGTCTGTCACGCAAATCGTCATAATAATAGCTGTAATAACAAtactaaataaataacatttggCAATCTATGTGGTTTTTCCATGGAGGCTTTCAATACTGAAGATTCAATTCTACAATTCATGCTCAGACAATTATTACCcgcagctttatttttattatcactttctccattttcctaTTGTTGAAAGTTAGGATTAGTATCCCTGTAGTTGAGACCTTCAGATCAGATACACACCGGGAGCTCCAGGGTGCCTCTCTATTGTACATGACTACTGCTCCAGGTTTTATCTGGAAGGAATTTTTTAGTTCTGTAAGCACCAAAAGTAGGAACACACTGTCCACATCTAGCAATCACAACTAAAAATTTCTGAAATGGGCAAGTATGACAGCAGTGTTCTTACGGCACTTCTCCCAGCTTCACCAACCGTTAACTTTTCTGCTTAACTTCCTTATGTCCAGCACTCTGGGCAAGGGGACGAACTGAACACTCATTTACTTTGGGGTATCTTATGACACTGTCTCAGTGAAGATATCTGTGAAGAATTTGGATTGTTATGCAGCAGCCAGGAATGTTAAACTGGAAACGAGAAGTTAGGCTGAGAGAATCTCTTAGAATCATTAACGTTGGAAAAGACGTCTAAGATGATCAAGTCCAACTATCAGAGAGAAACACAAACTTTTACTGAATAAGCCTTCTTGCTGTACATGCCATGGCCAGAGTGACCTGATGGGGCCCATGGGAAGATGTGGCCAAGACCCTGGTGATAGGTGTGAAACACCAGTGCCAAGCACACGAGATGTGGGGAACGGAGTGGGAAGTGGCACTGGGAAAGACCCAGAAacttgtgctgggggctggggCAAGTGCTGCAGCGGAGGACTGCTCACTGTGATGACCCAGCAATGGACTGTGGCGTCAATGTGGTGTTGGCAGTTATGTCCACAAGTGTAGGTCAAGTGGAAGTGACGCCCAGCAGCTTGGCCAAGTGATGACCTGAGACATCTCCAGGCAACTGATTGTGACCTCACAGCCCCCACTGCCTTACTGTGGGTGCAGCGGCCCTGCCCAGCAGTTCGTGCCTGGACTCCGACCGAGCGTGAGTGCGAGGACTGGAGTGTGAGAAGCGCGAGCTTTGGTGCTGAAacgtgctctgggtgctgctagcGCAGCTCTCAGTTGCTGTCTCAGAGCCATTTGTTCTTTATCCCGAccctgctgggagcagacaGACGGGACATCCCAGAGAGGCGCGTGCAGCGGCATAGGTAGGCGGCACAGGGACTGATGGCTGGGGGGGCCATCTTGAGGGACCCTTCCCAGGCTGGTGTGTGACTCATGTTGCTTATCCTCTTCCAGAGTGACACCTGCTGCTGTAGCGTTACTGCTGGGGAGTGCGTTGCCATCTCCCACTCCCTCTAGCCTGCTGCAACTGTTGGAACCATGGAGGCAGAATTAGACACCCGCTGCCCCATATGCCTGGAGAACTGGGACAGCGTGGCGTACACCATGCCGTGCTGCCACCAGTTCTGCTTTCCCTGCATCGAGCAGTGGACTAGGATCAGGCTACAGTGCCCACTTTGCAAACGAGGTGTGCAGTCCATCATCCACACCGTGCAAGCAGACGATGACTTTAAGGAGCTGGTGTTTAGACCAGATGCAGGGGCATCCACTGCCACATGGGACCCCACAGTCAACCAGGAAGTCTGGCCAAGGCCTGAAGTGCCCAGGCGTCTTCTGGGCGGCCTCTCCCCTGACACCTGGGCTACCGTCTTCAGGGACCACCCGGCCCTCGCTGCAGCCCCTCGTGGTCCTGGCTGCGACGAAAACTGCACCGCATCCTGGGCAAACGAGATACATGCAAATATATTGGCACAGAGTGTCATCTGGGCCCTGCTCCACATCGGCTTGGAGGAGGAGGTCCTAGTAGAAACTCTGGATTCCGACCTGGAGGGCCGCACGGTGACCTTCGTACAGCAGTTCATCGCTTTCACCGTGCGGAGGTGTGGCAGAGAGGCCCACCGCCGGCTGGGCCTCAAcgtccctcctgctgctggggcagaggAGGCCAACTCTGCAtcacagcccagagctgccccaggaGAGGAAGCTGCTGTCCCCGGCCCAGCACCCTCCAGCAACCCTGCAAGCCCCATCAGGGGCGAAATGCCGGGCGGGACAGCAGAAGAGCTCAGTCGGAGTCCCAGCCGCTCACATTCCAACCGTGTGActggcagtgcagagcaggcCGTGGCTCACGAGGTGCCAGAAGAGCCGGTGGCAGGGCCTTCTGGCACCAGCCCACCTGAGGGGAACCGGCGAGCCCCAAAGAGGAAGGCCAACTCCCAGGCCTCAGAATCTCCAAAGAAGAGGCCACCCAGACGGCAGGAATAGAacagtggcagagctgctgagacTGGGGACGGCATCTCTTTGtgttcagaaatgctgaaaacatGCAGATCTTCTTATTGCTGACTCAgcctttgttatttttatattattattacaaataataattaaaaaaaacaaataaaaaatggtttggaaaggatctttatggtatctagttccaaccccctgctgtaggcagggacacctccctccagaccaggttgctcacagccccatccagccagAAGattcagaggtcca is a window from the Meleagris gallopavo isolate NT-WF06-2002-E0010 breed Aviagen turkey brand Nicholas breeding stock unplaced genomic scaffold, Turkey_5.1 ChrUn_random_7180001832202, whole genome shotgun sequence genome containing:
- the LOC109364264 gene encoding uncharacterized protein LOC109364264 gives rise to the protein MEAELDTRCPICLENWDSVAYTMPCCHQFCFPCIEQWTRIRLQCPLCKRGVQSIIHTVQADDDFKELVFRPDAGASTATWDPTVNQEVWPRPEVPRRLLGGLSPDTWATVFRDHPALLQPLWSWLRRKLHRILGNDEIHANILAQSVIWALLHIGLEEEVLVETLDSDLEGRTVTFVQQFIAFTVRRCGREAHRRLGLNVPPAAGAEEANSASQPRAAPGEEAAVPGPAPSSNPASPIRGEMPGGTAEELSRSPSRSHSNRVTGSAEQAVAHEVPEEPVAGPSGTSPPEGNRRAPKRKANSQASESPKKRPPRRQE